In a single window of the Pocillopora verrucosa isolate sample1 chromosome 4, ASM3666991v2, whole genome shotgun sequence genome:
- the LOC136280363 gene encoding uncharacterized protein, producing MEGSSEIRKKSRESKVCSRCGKSVINLSRHQKDVHKVNKIFRQVDVYINGNKKAPNRKIKFCPLSPCKHSKKGVFQLHHHLQSNIHKLNPNSNQYLDALKSAPRIGLQELRDHIAKRKKSKAKSATTKDGPKKRQIESKSPVRGKAAKRVKFYKGDKENEYSLVNRIEAEEEIENDSDDQLLENPEGEATISRNVSNPGHLAPTSSNSNAEERKLHNEESCESKVRETYNDDDSKLEYDQQVDKVEHKLHNEESGDSGNDHDSNLEYEKVMDQMESKVGDTHDDHDSDLEYDQLVDNVWKRNEECKKRSFKQLVSMMSSQCESDAELSEELNNRKNADQVIQPPQPPVTAGNTKSSEIVICDSEEEEILDPNYHPSLDSESECSTGSLSDNCSLQERDDILTDFVENVDNLDFLRVEPEWKSVVDVVFERKKNAGNTDSQRNLSQGKVPKEVMNDDESSVYDSDDDDNDDCLEEMEDDVSFEDNDSSDDSPLLNEFHSWLIDVDGGYRCAKVAGQYKSQVKRIMKVLSEDFPQAANEIDLVTVEGHDGVVMLRKWLGQLSEEYQPGTIRSYLMSLRLFLKFLVQEEKGQDRLDTLHARRDLLTSWSSAQRKKVLKRKLEKHDMDFAKLLSSEDLYKVSNGQQRINIIKALGTAAEKSKACGEPVLVNDQTFCEVRDWLITRLIIDNSGRSGIAANITVEEFKDAKLYAGEEDGERYRVSVKNHKTGGVYGAAIVWFHSDVYNLVNTYISRVRPKYVKDATDNMFVSTNGVKLTSSQVSTCLTRTFQREGVKFHGRISATLIRKSLASGVHVHLPEDQEQLAALAQHKPQTQAQYYRINDKVRETDIGRRAVRKFITMNCAKTEVSIIPVEWTEEETSKLQDLFKSEIETGNITENIVRDKLGASNLLETHSMKAIVLKVRRLRSEFTKNLEPPTEVESPEQKIERFMSSRAPSIASESAKPSWSKFTDEQTDHLLSLTQDTIENNSVKREVVWERVINDEKAWKTGLVFGTDDEELLLRQKQRLADKVRKEVKRQKMKRK from the exons ATGGAAGGTAGTtctgaaataaggaaaaagtctCGGGAATCTAAAGTGTGTTCGAGATGTGGGAAATCAGTTATAAATTTATCTCGTCATCAGAAGGATGTACATAAAGTGAATAAGATTTTTCGTCAGGTAGATGTATATATAAATGGAAACAAGAAAGCGCCTAATAGGAAGATAAAGTTTTGTCCGTTATCTCCATGCAAGCATTCAAAGAAAGGTGTCTTTCAACTTCATCATCATTTACAGTCAAATATCCACAAGCTTAATCCCAACTCAAACCAATACTTAGATGCGCTTAAATCTGCTCCGAGAATTGGGCTTCAAGAGCTACGAGATCACATTGCCAAgagaaagaaatccaaagcaaaGAGCGCCACAACTAAAGATGGTCCTAAAAAGAGACAAATCGAATCAAAATCACCTGTACGTGGAAAGGCCGCAAAAAGGGTGAAATTTTACAAGGGTGACAAGGAAAATGAGTATAGTTTGGTGAATAGAATCGAAGCTgaggaagaaattgaaaatgactcGGATGATCAATTATTAGAAAATCCTGAAGGAGAAGCAACTATCAGCAGAAACGTGAGTAACCCTGGGCACCTCGCACCGACCTCCTCCAATAGTAATGCAGAGGAGCGCAAACTACATAATGAAGAAAGTTGTGAATCAAAGGTAAGAGAGACGTACAATGATGATGACAGCAAATTAGAGTATGATCAGCAAGTTGATAAAGTGGAACACAAGCTACATAATGAAGAAAGTGGAGATTCAGGCAATGATCATGACAGTAATTTGGAGTATGAAAAAGTAATGGATCAAATGGAATCAAAGGTAGGTGATACACATGATGACCATGACAGCGATTTGGAGTATGATCAACTTGTGGATAACGtgtggaaaagaaatgaagagtGCAAGAAGCGAAGCTTTAAACAGTTAGTGTCTATGATGTCCTCCCAGTGTGAAAGCGATGCCGAGCTATCTGAAGAGTTAAACAACCGCAAAAATGCTGACCAAGTAATCCAACCACCTCAACCACCAGTGACGGCTGGTAATACCAAATCTAGTGAAATAGTTATATGCGACAGTgaagaagaggaaattttaGACCCAAACTATCACCCTTCCCTGGACTCCGAATCAGAGTGTAGCACTGGAAGCTTGTCAGATAACTGCTCGTTGCAAGAAAGGGATGACATTTTAACTGATTTCGTGGAAAACGTAGATAATCTCGATTTTCTTCGTGTGGAACCAGAATGGAAGAGCgtggttgatgttgtttttgaaagaaaaaagaacgctGGTAATACTGACTCCCAAAGAAATCTTTCACAAGGTAAAGTGCCTAAGGAAGTTATGAATGATGATGAATCATCAGTATACGatagcgatgatgatgataatgacgacTGTCTTGAAGAGATGGAAGATGATGTCAGTTTTGAAGACAATGATAGTAGTGATGACAGCCCACTGCTTAACGAGTTTCATTCCTGGTTGATAGACGTAGACGGGGGTTATCGCTGCGCAAAAGTGGCTGGTCAGTACAAGTCACAGGTAAAACGCATCATGAAAGTTCTTTCAGAAGATTTCCCTCAAGCAGCAAATGAAATAGATCTTGTTACTGTCGAGGGGCATGACGGAGTGGTAATGTTGAGGAAGTGGTTGGGTCAACTATCTGAGGAGTATCAACCTGGAACCATTAGATCATACCTAATGAGCCTTAGGCTATTCCTTAAATTCCTTGTGCAAGAAGAGAAAGGGCAAGATAGATTAGACACACTTCATGCAAGGAGAGATCTTTTAACTTCGTGGTCATCTGCTCAAAGAAagaaggtgctgaaaaggaaattagaGAAACATGACATGGACTTTGCAAAACTCCTTTCTAGCGAAGATCTATATAAAGTGTCAAATGGACAACAGCGAATAAACATAATTAAAGCGCTTGGAACAGCTGCGGAGAAAAGCAAAGCTTGTGGAGAACCTGTGCTGGTCAACGATCAGACCTTTTGCGAAGTAAGGGATTGGCTGATTACAAGATTAATAATTGACAACTCCGGAAGAAGTGGTATTGCAGCAAATATAACAGTGGAGGAATTCAAAGATGCTAAACTGTACGCTGGAGAAGAAGATGGAGAGAGATACCGCGTATCAGTTAAGAATCACAAGACAGGAGGTGTTTATGGGGCAGCCATTGTATGGTTTCATTCTGATGTTTACAATCTGGTGAATACGTATATCTCAAGGGTGAGGCCTAAGTACGTCAAAGATGCCACAGATAACATGTTCGTTTCAACCAATGGCGTTAAACTTACTTCATCGCAAGTATCCACGTGTCTGACTCGTACATTTCAAAGGGAGGGTGTGAAGTTTCACGGTCGCATCTCCGCAACCTTGATAAGAAAATCTCTGGCATCAGGAGTGCATGTCCATTTGCCTGAAGATCAAGAACAACTGGCTGCCCTTGCACAGCACAAACCTCAAACACAAGCTCAATATTACCGCATCAATGACAAAGTTAGAGAAACAGATATTGGGCGTCGTGCTGTCAGAAAATTTATCACCATGAACTGCGCAAAGACAGAG GTATCAATAATTCCTGTCGAGTGGACCGAGGAAGAGACCTCAAAACTTCAAGATTTATTCAAGTCTGAAATTGAGACTGGTAACATAACTGAAAACATTGTCAGAGATAAACTTGGTGCTTCCAACCTGTTGGAAACACACTCCATGAAGGCAATTGTGTTGAAAGTGAGAAGGCTTCGATCAGAATTTACCAAAAACTTAGAACCACCAACTGAAGTTGAGTCTCCTGAACAGAAGATAGAACGGTTTATGTCTTCCAGAGCTCCATCCATCGCATCTGAATCTGCAAAGCCATCATGGAGTAAGTTCACCGATGAACAAACAGACCATCTCCTATCGTTAACTCAGGATACGATTGAAAACAACTCAGTAAAAAGAGAGGTCGTTTGGGAACGGGTGATAAATGATGAGAAAGCATGGAAAACCGGGTTGGTCTTCGGAACCGATGATGAGGAGCTTCTTTTGAGGCAAAAACAACGTTTGGCGGACAAGGTACGAAAAGAAGTCAAACGtcaaaagatgaagagaaagtAG